In the genome of Primulina eburnea isolate SZY01 chromosome 13, ASM2296580v1, whole genome shotgun sequence, the window CTTGTCCTTTTATAACAGAAACTGCTGCTAGAGACACTTTGGAGTATGTTATGGCAGAAGCTCTCTCAAAGTCAGCTTCAACACGTTCTGTTGTTCAGGCTGTTTGTCTTTCGGTATCTGGTGTTAATCATCCAACAGATCAGCATCGAATACTCAGTTGGCTCAGGTTTACTTGACGAAGAATTTGTTTTGCCTTGCCATTCTTATACATTTGCATACATTATTATTCAGTGTAGAATAACTTTAATTCAGCATTCTTAGAAGGCCTTGCCCACCTCCATCTCCTAAGTGTTCTGGTCTCCACTATATGAATGTCTGAATTTCATCATAAGATGAGGATAGTTTTGCAACATGACATGATTGACACCATCTGGTTTCTCTGCCTCATCTTAGTATAGGGATTTGTTGGCAGTTGGCACAACTTAAATACTATGAATTTTACATTTCGATTCCAGGAATATTTGTGAGATGATTGATCTTTGAGTATTTCAAATTTGATTAACTTGATCTTATCAAATCTAAATTAACTGACACACCTTTTTAACCCTTAATTAATTCCATGTCATTATTAACCACTACCTTTTCTGACTCTTTCAGTTCTCATTTTTCGTTGTTTTCTCAGAGAAATATTTCCCAGCCATGTCAGATTATTTGTTCAGAATGATGCTGTGGCAGCTCTGGCTTGTGGGACTATGGGAAAGCTTCACGGATGTGTTCTCATAGCTGGTACAGGTACCATTGCCTATGGATTTACAGAAGATGGGAGAGAAGCTCGGGCTGCTGGTGCTGGACCAATTTTAGGTGACTGGGGAAGGTAGAGGTTTTATAGTACTTGTACATGCATACTATCTTTGTGGAGATGCATTAACCTCTATATACATGTACACATGCCAAAACTTATGCCTCTTTATATTATTGGAAGAATGGTGCTGTCATCATTCTAAATTTTGCATTCGAAAGCAAAAATGTCATTCTTGCTCTGGTTTTACATGTTTTTGGGTGGATATCTAATTAAATATagtttcatttttttcttttcttcaaaagaTAACTGTAGGGTTAATGAAGTCTCAGAGGTATTAATGGTTAAGATGATGCTATCAAAATATCCTGAATCTTGTATATAACAGTTTTAAAACACCTCGCTCATTGCGACTCTTCAGATGTTTTATCATCATTGTCAGAAAGATTTTTTTGAAGTCAGTCTATCATATGTGAGTATTTTACTTTTATCTGTCTTACTGATAGAGTGGTTATCTCTACCATCCAATTGTGCCTTCAGGCTTCATCATTAAATATCACTTGGTAACAATTCAATTACTACAACTTCCTCCACCTAATACTGAGGAAATCATTCGTAAACTGAAAGATGCCATTCATGAGCTTATATGACCTAGGGCAGTTACATTTTACTGAGGAATAGTCAAGATGTTAACATTTGTACTGAACTCCCtgaagaaaattatattttattttcccAGTGCATCTTTCCAACTAGTCTACTTATTTTTCACAACTACTTTTTAAAGTTTTTCCggtcaaaattttgtttttctgCTTATGTTGAATTGCAGTGGGTATGGTATAGCTGCACAGGCATTGACAGCTGTTATAAGGGCTCACGATGGTCGAGGCCCAGAAACAACACTGACGGACTGTATCTTGCATGAGCTCAGTCTTTCTTCTCCGGATGAGCTAATCGGGTGTGTTACTGATGCATAGATCAGCACTGAAAAAATTTCATTGTGCTAGTGTTAGTTCCATTTGAATATGATGATTGTAGCTGATTGTCAGGCACTTTGCTGATGAATTTGATCTTACAGAGTATACTAATATTCATACCTGTATCATCCCTGTCATCAAAGTTTATTACATTCATGTGACACTATCAAATAGAtgctatttattttttcaaaggAAATGTGTCTATTTGTATGGGCTGACTGCTATAGATTTGATGTTTTTATTCAAGACAATTTTTGGGCTTTGTGTGGTATACCTCTTGATCCAGTCAGTTATATGGCAGTGCATGTCAGTTGGCTCTAGGTAAAGCTAGAACCTGCACGTAtagtttcaaaaaataaaataaattcttGTGCAATGTGACGTGAAGTAAGACGAAGCATTTGAATGACAATGCTGGGAAATAAGAATCacttaaatttgattttaggtGGACCTATGTAGATCCATCTTGGGCAAGGATAGCTGCTCTTGTTCCAGTTGTGGTTTCTTGTGCAGATGCTGGCGATTCAGTGGCCAACAAGATTTTACATGATGCTGTTAAAGAGTTGGCTTCAAGTGTGAAAGCTGTCATTGAGAGATTGCAGCTATGTGGTGAAGGTGTGGCATGCCATGCCCTGGGCCCAGAGCTTAAAAATTATGATGTCATGTGATCTCTACTTTGCCTCTCTTGCATTTCCAATCAACTTTTAACCTCTAGGACTCTGTCACTTCAAATTTCCACTGGTTAGAAAGTGACAATGTCACCAAAATTTTATGTTTGAAATCCAAGAAATCTTTGAGCTGCTACATTTTCTATCAGAATGTCTGCATGCTACTTATGGTTCTAATTGGACTCAAATTTTCCCCTACGTGAAATCATCTATGAATAGGATAGATTGGTTTTGCACTCAATGACGATTGGTTATCTTGATTATCTATCATTTGCTGTGCTGGCTGTATAAAGTTAAGCCTAACCACAAATTCCATTCACTGTTAATCCTACTAAATTTTTGTTCAGATCAAATGGATAATTTTCCTCTCGTAATGGTTGGAGGTGTTCTCGAAGCCAATAAGAGGTGGGACATTGGTAGCGAAGTTATTAATTGCATCTCCAAGGACTTCCCTGGGGCTCTTCCTATTCGTCCAAAGGTGACTATGTCTTGCTTCCATTCTTCACGCCACTTACATTAGATTTTCTGACATCTCATCATGTAAAATCTTTTTATTTCATCTCCATATTTTCGTACAAAGCTCTTATAGATTCCATATGAAATTCCGAGTTTAATTCATACTTGAGAGCCTCATTGAAATTAACAACCACAAGATTGTGGATCCATGGATTAAGTAATCTTATTGCGCAGGTAgcagaattttttttatcttagcAGGATATGAAGAACAGGATTTAACGCCATGCCTGACGTTATAGAAACCATAAGAAACTTCCATTTTATTTTAATCGGACAGTTGCCTTACGAAATTAGGTAACCAAGTGGACTAGAAACTACAACTCTTCATAGCAAAATGATCGTAATCAAAAAATTCCAGATAACTCTTCTGAAGATTGGTATAGTCATTCATGCAATAACTTAATCTTTGTGCTAATAAAGATAAGAAGTGTTGAGAAATCAATTTTTATGTTATGTCATATCTTGACAAGAAGATCAAGTCATTCAAATTTCTCGCTGCCTCGTAGTGAAATCTTTGATGGGAATATTATCATTCAATACTTAGGGTTCTCTTGTTCTCCGTAACACCCCCTTCTTCTTGGCGGCCCGCGTCTCATGAATCAAAGTCAATGTTTTTCAAATTCATTGAAATATCAGAGATTAGAAAAATCCCAATTTGTACATATGATCTTTTTCAGATGTTGATCGCTGTTCTTTATTGTGTTCTTCCGTGGAAAAATAGGTTGAGCCCGCTGTAGGTGCTGCTTtgcttgcttggaactctttaATGAGACAATCTCACACCTTGGGAAGGTGACTGCACATATATTATCAAGGACACCATTATTTGTACAGTGAACAAGGTGAAATCACAAAAGAAAGCAATCTTTTGTTTGTGAAATTGTTGTCATCCTGTGAACACTGTTTCGCGCTATATGTATTCATCAGATGAAAGGGATTTCTAGTCCAAATATAAGATCAGAGTCACGAACAGATTTTTGGTGTTGGATTTGTGTCATTAACAGAGTTGCTTGAAAGTTGTCATTATCCTGAGCTTCGGGTAAGGTCATTCCTCTCAAACGCTTAGAAGTATGTCTTTGTCAAAAATGTGGGGATTTAAGCTTCGTCGACCTACACTTGATGTTTGGAGGACAGGGCATTCATTATCTATAGCTCAAATCGTAAACTCTACCATTACCTTCAGTTAATAGATTTTATATTTACAAATATTGTTCATGGTAGTTCTcataacacaagaattttaaaatttatccatCCACCCACATGTAGCTGTGAATGATGTAAATTCtacaactttatttttttatgatgcAATACGCGTTTCTAACATCAAAGAGAACCTCAAACACAAATAACAACAATTTAGTTATTGTAAAACATAATAGTAGCTCCACTATTTTACATCGAAAAACCTCCACTCGAAGCTTCATTTTCTCACATCAACGAAGACATCAAACACAAAGACAAGAACCAATGCTTTGATCATTCGTTCTGGAAACTTTTGTATTTCCACAATCTCACAAAGCAATCAGACATGTCTAATGCGCTAGCAAACTCTCCGATGTCAGAAATTTTTGATAACTTACTCCACTCTCTTGAGTTTACATACGAGAAATCAACAGCGGTACGGAAACCGGAACCTCCTCACACATGACTGGCTGGAAAAGATCCAACTCCCCGTACCGTTCCAGGACACGCATTCTGCAATTCTCAGCTGCCATTAATCCAGTGTAGTACGCACCGTGGACAGCCCCTGTGTAATCCATACTCGTAGCTTCTCCAGCGAAAAATAGGTTATCGACCGGGGTTCTTAGCTTCTCAAACAGATCATGGGGTGTACCTACTATATCATAGCTGTAGGAGCCCAATGAGTTCTCGTCTGAGCCCCAACGAGAAACGAGATACTGTATCTGCATGATTCATAGAGAGAATTAAGTGTGATAAGACCCTCTGGTTTCACAGAAATAAATAAAGTAGTGCAGCTTTGTGAATTCTGTTAAATAATTACTAGACAGatacatttaaataaagaaaCACAACATGCTCTTCTACGACGAGAATGACAAAATTTTGCAGTAGCCGggaagaaaaatttaaattatagcATTTAACTATGTGTAAGGCAAAATTATAGCATTTAACTATGTGTAAGGCACAGTTCAAACAATTGTCTGTCTTTTAGAGGTAGAGCTAGGTAGAAATTGTTGGAGCAGTTCCTAAAATTCTGTTAGATGCTAGTTTTCTCCCTTAATAAACTCGTGCCCCTTTTTCAATTATTCACACGCACAGGAAGTTAAGATAGAAAAGATAAAATGAAAGCCTGAATACAGAAATAGAAATACAATAATACCGGTGGAGAAGCATTTGGAAGGATTCTTTTGAGTTGCATAAAAGCAAAATTAGCAGCAGCCTCATCAGACATTTTCTCAAGGTCCCGTGCCAGTTGTCCTGCAGGCATGTAAGCAAGGACAGAATGCTCTGTGGCCTTGTGCAGATTAAGAAAATAACTGCATCCATATGATGTATCTGCAACAACCCCCAGGAACTCAACATTTGGCCAAAAGACGGTTTCAAAGTGCATGACTATTTTATTCTCGAGCCCAACTCCAAGGCCATTGATAGCCTCTTCCTTCCATGCGGGCAATCTCGGCTCAAACTTGATGCAATTTGATTTAAGGACACCAAGAGGAACAGTGACAACTGCAGCATCCGCTACAAAGGTACTCCCATCTTCAACAGTTACTTTCACTCCATTATGATGCCTAAAAATCTCTGTCACTCTTGAATAAAACAAAAACCAAAAGGCCAAGCTTAGAAGTAAATGGGGTAGAGAAGATATCCCCAGCTTAGAAGTAAATGGGGTAGAGAAGATATCCCCAGCTTAGAAGTAAATGGGATATACCCTACCGGAGGCTTAAACGGATGTCGAGGCCTTTGGCAAGTGTATTGATAACAGGAAGATATCCCCGCACCATAAGCCCATGTCCACCGGGTAGCAACTGTTCCTGTAAAACCCAAAAGTTACAAAAGGTATTAACCACCCAGGCCAACAAGCAATGTTCAGGCTCATTCTCTTAATTTCCAAGGGATTTTAGGAAACATCTCTACTGGCTCAAGTCGGCTCCTTGCTAGATTTAGGGAGCCATACATTCTAGATTTGGTGAGTCTCAAATGTTTTTGTGAAAGAATGGTCATGCCGTCATGTAAGAAGACATTCACAAGAATTAGTATCATATTATTTGAAATGATCTTGACAATGAtagaaagaaaagagaaaaaaaggaaaaaacaaTCATGATGAAATGACCTGATCCCAATTTttgagtgatatggtatcagCATCTGCAGCAAACCACCCTTCCATTCTGCATATGTACCACTGCAGCACCTTTTGAGCAAGCCCCTCCAGTCTGAATGCATTTTTTTTGGTTGAGCTTTGTAATGCATTATAAAGGCataaataaaacaacaattatGTTTATACATCATAAACGGTAAAACCTTAAATCTGGTCTCCGCTCCAAAACAATGGAGATGGCACGTTGCATAGACATGTCCTCACTATGATCCTGTCTTATTACATCCGTCTGCAAATGGTCAGCAAAAAAACTGTTATAAAACAGAGATGATGCAGCAAGCAACCAGAGAAAATGGTTAGTAAAACATGCCTCATTCAGTATGCTCTCAAATGTTTTGCCAACCTTTGATACTAGTTCTTGAGAAACTTTTTTCCCTTCCATATCAAACAAGGCATAACTGAAAACAGAAATCATATATTAGCCACCAAACATAACTGTGCGGTGATGCAAGAACGAATTTTCAAATGTATGTTGGCAAACAAATTAGGAAAGATAATTACATGAAAACTATGACGGAATAAAtgaaaaaattctcaaaagaCTATTAGTAAAATTTATCAATGAGTCGCCTTAGTTATGATGTATATCTTATTTCTTTTGAAGTTCAGAAAACCACTACACGTACAAACTATACGAATTGGCAGAAAATTAATGGAACTTGTTCATCATCTTGAAGATGATCATATCACAAGTTGAGAGGCCAAAGAATAACCTTTCCAAATCATGGTCATACAAAACTGAGTTATCCTCGCTGGTGCGATAAAGGGGTAGTCCCAGTCTTCCTATAAGAGGGGCCAATGGGTTCTCATTACAAACACCATGCAACCTGAAACAAGGATGTTCAGGTGGAGATTAGAAGGTAATACTCTAGCAGAGACTCCACGTATACAGAACTGAATTACCAAGATGCGCCTAAATCAACTGGGAAACCAAGAGAATAGTCAGTTCGAACTCTACCGCCAATTCTATCCCGAGATTCCAGCACAATTACCTGGAAAACTCATACTTTTAAAACCACTATCAATAATCATGCAGCTAATACTAATATATATACCAAGTTTCTACCTGAAAAGATGCATCATGAAGAGCTCGTGCAGCTGCAATGCCAGAAAATCCAGCGCCAATGACAATGACAGATGGAGAGGCTGCATGCCTACTTCCTGAATAGCAAATAGTTAAACGAATAAAAAAATGGACTCTGATATAACCTCTGAAATATCTTAGAGGATTTATCTCCTCCCACTTATCGAGGTTGCATGGGTAGCAAAGTGTTCGATAAATAAGAACGGATTATTTATCACATGAAAAGTATTCTCCCATTTTCATTAATTGTTTGATTCTTGGAAACTATTAAGAACACCCAACCAAAAACTCGTCAGACAATAATTGAACAGTAGATTCAACTCCTATCAAATATGTTGTtacatatattataaatgtaATCTGGGCAGCCACAGACCATTTTGCCTCAAATCCTCAATTGAATTCAGCATGCCTAAATATTAAAGCAAGACAACGGGAGTTTACCACCAAGCTTGGCTGGTAGCTTCAGATAAACTAGTTTCTTAAAATAAAGAAGTAACCTGAAGGTGGGCAATATTATGTATCACTCAGGGAGTTTAGGGGAAATTATTCAGACCTCAAACTTGTCCAATTTCCTGATGACTTTTTTCACTTCACTGGACCTAACCGAACTTTCTGGTCCCCACCCCCTTTACACCCTTAAAAAATAATCACGACACCCAATGTGTAAATGCTGTCATCATCCATTCCACTACGATCTACCAGTGTTTAACCCCACTTCGCCACTGAGTTAAAACCCACCCACTAGCTCACTTAGACCTCACCTCCCACTACCATCTACACAGCTTAATATATAATACCCATGCACAATGATAGAGCATTGTGATTGtgacatgaaatattttttgaatCAATCTGCTTGAATATGAAAATTCCTGGTAAGTGCCAAGAAGTAATATTATAAGGATTAGTTGCATATTCTTTGAAACATGCAAAAAAAGTGAAACTCCCACCTGTTATGGGAGAAAGAGAGGAACAAACATCATTTTAGATGATAAATAGCGAAACTTTCGCATCTAAACACTTATCGCGTCACATATAAAATACAGACATAGCATCCACAGGTGAAATCAACCTATCTTGGGTACTATCAATAGGATTACGAAAACAATACAACTCGATTATACCAAACCACAATAATAAAAATTTCGGGTTTCtacaaagaaaaataataattttatctcGAAGAAAATGATAAAGGTCAACTGAAGATATTATCATGTTGAAGCTATATGCCTATATCTATCCTcgcattaaaaaaatttaaaaaagtaggatcatattaaataattctGGGCAAACCCGGACAAAGGTGAAGGTTCAACAAGCGAGTCAAATGAAGATGCAGAGAAACCAGTTGTCCAAGTCAACATCGTACAAAGATTCGGCCGATAATTTTACATATAGCTAAATCATTATTCCAATTTTCCTTGACTCGATGTAAAACCAACGTGTAGGATGCAATATTTTCCACTTTAtcgttttaaaaaaacaatcttttacccaaaaaaattatttaattgatccatagCCACAGGCCTGTGATGAAACACAGTGAACGAACCAACCGTTTGTCAGTTAATATTCGATTTATCGGATTGTTCAGGTTCGCCATTTATCCCTTTTACCCAAAGTTTAGAgcaaaaattaaaacaaaaaaatcaaatacgAAAAAGTATAGAATAAAAACACAAACCAGGTACagaaggaaaatatttttttagaaaaaaaaagatgCAAAAACACACCTGCTTGCAAATGGCGATTACTCTTGTTGCTCTGTGAATCCATATTTCCAATTAAACAACAAAAACTTCGTCGAAAAGTTTGCAGCAAAcacaatcaaaatcaagatcAATGGAAAAATCGTTCAATCTTAATCTCTGTCTCAACAGCAGCTTCGATAATCTCAACAGCAATATGAACAACAAGAAAGTGTTCGTTTTGGAGTAAGGAATAACGAACTGGTTGGAAATCGAAAAGATACCCAGTTTGACCAACCCACTCATGCGTCTTCCAAACTCCTCCTCGCTCGATCAAcgcaaaaaaaagaaagagaaaaaagACTCAAGTTTAAATTAGGTAGCCCAAATCAATTTACGATCACAAAAACATTGAAGAATCAGAAGAAAATTCTGCTTAATAATGCGGAGATATTGTGCCAAGTTCGCATATAAGATAATTTATGGCCGAGGAAAGAGAAAAGTTGGGGGCAACGAAGAGTTTCTGCGGTAGTCCAAGTGAACGGGGTTTTACTTATAGATCATGCTGGCAAATACGTCACGGGTTTAGGTACGTACCCTATCTcccaatataaatatatatatatatatatatatacaacgatattttttatatataatttgtgACTCAtctaatattaaaattttaaatattagatgaattttaaatttaattcctCCAACAAATTATTTAGTCAAGGTCTCTTGAAATGAGAAAATTTCCAAACCAAATATCGTGAAATAtcgaaaatatatatttcatatcataaaaattaaaaaaacgtATCTggttttttatcttttaaaaaagTTGAAAGATTTAGTATTTTTACCGCAATTTTTTTGAATACGTACTCGTGTTATGACTGAGAagccaattttttttaacaatattatgttgaatatttttttatttcaaatttatcagAGAATATATAGTTAATTTAACGATTATCATAGTACACTTCATTTTAACtgagtttttaaaatatttttggttgGCTAATAATTTATAACTTGAGTGGAAGATTTTGGAAACATATACTTTATGCAGTAATTTATGTGATGACATTATACGGTAATTATATAACTATTAACTACCAAGTATTGACGGACTCGTGTGTAAAggaataataaattatatattttctaaaatattatttagcATGTACTATGAtcgataaaaatatttttgtaaaacttgtaataattattttataatatcgAATTACATTATCTATTTAATCTCATTAATTTAAGAAGATTTTTAATTCGTAATTTATATGGAAAGTAATTAATTTtgctaaataaaaattatctaaGAGTCGCTAGCACGAACCGAACTATCGAATATCCAATAGTTAAAAAAGGACAACGACATTTAATGGGATAATGGAATGTCGTTAGACTACAAAGCATAGCACATCAAGAATACTATTTGGTCCTATATTTATCTTTTCAcagttttgatttgatatttgtaattttatTCATTTATAATAGCCATAATTGTTAATATGACAATATACATGTGGGCGCAACGTCACTTTGACATTTACACCACATTCGTGTCAAAAAATTGATGATACTTTAATCAAATATAAATATGAATAacaaaaaatgaaatttgataatattaaaaaaaaacatattacaaATACAAATTTACAAAATTCATTATTTTCCCTTCGTTTCTTAACAATATCCTtcttataaaaatatttgaagttattCAAACCCATTTAAATCTTTGTCCTATCTTATCGGCAACTACTTAGGTTGCGCTTCGTTTGATTGGAggataaaattatgaaataattAAAAGATAAATGATAAAAAGAATGATTGAAgtagaaatataatatataataataatataatattatgtttggtatgattctTAAGAATGAGATAATTAAGAATTTTTTGATAAATTAACAAAATTGACCATCCACTTTGtaaaatgaaatttattattttaaattaactcAATATCATCATTTCGATCGTTTTTTTTTCCGGATACAAAATCTTCGTTATGAAGTTCTCACTCTAGCTCCCAGTAAAGTTGATGTATTAAAGTAATCTAACTAATCGTATTTCTTGTTGGACTTTGATTTTAGTGCTATAAAAATTAGCTCTCATTTTTTATTGTAcgtttaattaaaattaaaagaccacattttaaaaaaaaaaaacttaaaatcccTATGCCACCTAGTCCGAGTTTTAGAACAGTGCCACGTAGTAACATGTTAAGcttaaaacaaaattttctcgTTCGTTCCCTCCTAAAAGATGTACATAGATTTATCCTTCTAATATTCAAGGTTCTATCCCCAAGTTCACAAAAGAGCAATAAAACGAAGCCCTTCGTCATCACATTCAAAAGGGTATTGTCACCTAATTTGTCGACAGATTTTACATAATACACAATTATTATGCAAGGTATTATGTTCATTAAAATTAGCAGAACATAATCCTGACCCAGACACAGAAAAGTTGGGGTGCAACGAGGAAATTGACACTAAAACATAGCTAAAAGTAGAAATTTAGGCAATAAAGGCATAGCTAAAGAATGCATCATGCTTTGACAATAATAAAAGCACATAAAAGGATCTTACCTTCATATCAGCATCTACTATACACAGTTCCACTTGCAACTTTGCCAAAGGCACTGCTAACCTTTGACTGATTCGGGATTTATTTGGCTGCTACTTCCGCCATGAGTGCTAAATCCAGTAACAGGCATGGATCGCTGAGCAAAATTCAGTAACAGTTTCTTCTGATTCTCGTCAGTGTGTGGGAGACTAGCACGTAAAAGTTCAACAGGCATCTCCTTGTTTATAGCATTTGCAGCTTCTGAATCAATTACCAGCGTGTGTGGAGGATTTTGAGAGATTAATGATTGCACGATGCCGTCATATTT includes:
- the LOC140808784 gene encoding polyamine oxidase 2-like isoform X3; translation: MDSQSNKSNRHLQAGSRHAASPSVIVIGAGFSGIAAARALHDASFQVIVLESRDRIGGRVRTDYSLGFPVDLGASWLHGVCNENPLAPLIGRLGLPLYRTSEDNSVLYDHDLESYALFDMEGKKVSQELVSKTDVIRQDHSEDMSMQRAISIVLERRPDLRLEGLAQKVLQWYICRMEGWFAADADTISLKNWDQEQLLPGGHGLMVRGYLPVINTLAKGLDIRLSLRVTEIFRHHNGVKVTVEDGSTFVADAAVVTVPLGVLKSNCIKFEPRLPAWKEEAINGLGVGLENKIVMHFETVFWPNVEFLGVVADTSYGCSYFLNLHKATEHSVLAYMPAGQLARDLEKMSDEAAANFAFMQLKRILPNASPPIQYLVSRWGSDENSLGSYSYDIVGTPHDLFEKLRTPVDNLFFAGEATSMDYTGAVHGAYYTGLMAAENCRMRVLERYGELDLFQPVMCEEVPVSVPLLISRM
- the LOC140808784 gene encoding polyamine oxidase 2-like isoform X2: MDSQSNKSNRHLQAGSRHAASPSVIVIGAGFSGIAAARALHDASFQVIVLESRDRIGGRVRTDYSLGFPVDLGASWLHGVCNENPLAPLIGRLGLPLYRTSEDNSVLYDHDLESYALFDMEGKKVSQELVSKVGKTFESILNETDVIRQDHSEDMSMQRAISIVLERRPDLRLEGLAQKVLQWYICRMEGWFAADADTISLKNWDQEQLLPGGHGLMVRGYLPVINTLAKGLDIRLSLRVTEIFRHHNGVKVTVEDGSTFVADAAVVTVPLGVLKSNCIKFEPRLPAWKEEAINGLGVGLENKIVMHFETVFWPNVEFLGVVADTSYGCSYFLNLHKATEHSVLAYMPAGQLARDLEKMSDEAAANFAFMQLKRILPNASPPIQYLVSRWGSDENSLGSYSYDIVGTPHDLFEKLRTPVDNLFFAGEATSMDYTGAVHGAYYTGLMAAENCRMRVLERYGELDLFQPVMCEEVPVSVPLLISRM
- the LOC140808785 gene encoding uncharacterized protein isoform X2; translated protein: MKRYRNREIWDFEHELVVAAHGNNGLNGGGDVCLNGGVDGLKVILGIDGGTTSTVCVCMSVLPFVPPLPDSLPILARAVAGCSNHNSVGETAARDTLEYVMAEALSKSASTRSVVQAVCLSVSGVNHPTDQHRILSWLREIFPSHVRLFVQNDAVAALACGTMGKLHGCVLIAGTGTIAYGFTEDGREARAAGAGPILGDWGSGYGIAAQALTAVIRAHDGRGPETTLTDCILHELSLSSPDELIGWTYVDPSWARIAALVPVVVSCADAGDSVANKILHDAVKELASSVKAVIERLQLCGEDQMDNFPLVMVGGVLEANKRWDIGSEVINCISKDFPGALPIRPKMLIAVLYCVLPWKNRLSPL
- the LOC140808785 gene encoding uncharacterized protein isoform X1; amino-acid sequence: MKRYRNREIWDFEHELVVAAHGNNGLNGGGDVCLNGGVDGLKVILGIDGGTTSTVCVCMSVLPFVPPLPDSLPILARAVAGCSNHNSVGETAARDTLEYVMAEALSKSASTRSVVQAVCLSVSGVNHPTDQHRILSWLREIFPSHVRLFVQNDAVAALACGTMGKLHGCVLIAGTGTIAYGFTEDGREARAAGAGPILGDWGSGYGIAAQALTAVIRAHDGRGPETTLTDCILHELSLSSPDELIGWTYVDPSWARIAALVPVVVSCADAGDSVANKILHDAVKELASSVKAVIERLQLCGEDQMDNFPLVMVGGVLEANKRWDIGSEVINCISKDFPGALPIRPKVEPAVGAALLAWNSLMRQSHTLGR
- the LOC140808784 gene encoding polyamine oxidase 2-like isoform X1, whose product is MDSQSNKSNRHLQAGSRHAASPSVIVIGAGFSGIAAARALHDASFQVIVLESRDRIGGRVRTDYSLGFPVDLGASWLHGVCNENPLAPLIGRLGLPLYRTSEDNSVLYDHDLESYALFDMEGKKVSQELVSKVGKTFESILNEACFTNHFLWLLAASSLFYNSFFADHLQTDVIRQDHSEDMSMQRAISIVLERRPDLRLEGLAQKVLQWYICRMEGWFAADADTISLKNWDQEQLLPGGHGLMVRGYLPVINTLAKGLDIRLSLRVTEIFRHHNGVKVTVEDGSTFVADAAVVTVPLGVLKSNCIKFEPRLPAWKEEAINGLGVGLENKIVMHFETVFWPNVEFLGVVADTSYGCSYFLNLHKATEHSVLAYMPAGQLARDLEKMSDEAAANFAFMQLKRILPNASPPIQYLVSRWGSDENSLGSYSYDIVGTPHDLFEKLRTPVDNLFFAGEATSMDYTGAVHGAYYTGLMAAENCRMRVLERYGELDLFQPVMCEEVPVSVPLLISRM